The proteins below are encoded in one region of Micromonospora yangpuensis:
- a CDS encoding PspC domain-containing protein has translation MTEEAAPSSHPGTTPPPGPPPSPGPPPPGYGAPGPGDDRSVPPFGTAGFTSRYGLVRPHDGRYLAGVCAAVGRATNTDPVLWRVLLAVLGFFGGIGILIYVAAWLVIPGEGDTASPVESMLGRGRSAMSPVTVIVLSILVAVSFGYIVTDAFRAVLLGATILVGGALLLNRDRRGAAPPEYPVGHPAPFAPATTAPGPLPRHTPVPTGDPTAFPTSGSHPLPPGGAAMPSTGPAHPFGQPAGTAPAWPPRPPARGRPGTPPLPQPGGWSASPGGYPPPPHPPAGHRPSLPGAYGPAAYPSPPPADGPGRPPLPAAVGSGAPSPAGGSGSALPASGGHGPAVPAGGSGSALLAPGGQGPAVPAGGYGPPPPPGGYGPPSSPGGYGPPPPPSGGYGPPPPPSGGYRPPFAPHGPYAGPYPGAPRPAAPPPRRPKRPRERSRLGAATFSLIFLALGVVGVLDLAGAIEVGASAYFAAALTTIGGGLLVGTWFGRARWLIALGLVTAAALGFVTLAESYDRIRGVDGNVTWSPADHRELANRYENSFGDAVLDLRAIDFEGRDTEVTMSINFGEATVVVPPEVDVTVVADVKAGDAVVFGQRSAGVNGRPRETTDLGGDGAGGGTLRLYVHVNAGNLEVTR, from the coding sequence ATGACCGAGGAAGCCGCTCCGTCCTCCCACCCCGGGACGACACCGCCGCCCGGCCCGCCGCCGTCACCCGGCCCACCGCCACCCGGGTACGGCGCGCCGGGGCCCGGCGACGACCGGTCCGTCCCCCCGTTCGGCACTGCCGGCTTCACCTCCCGGTACGGCCTGGTCCGCCCGCACGACGGGCGTTACCTGGCCGGGGTCTGTGCGGCGGTCGGCCGGGCCACCAACACCGACCCGGTGCTCTGGCGGGTACTGCTGGCGGTGCTCGGCTTCTTCGGCGGCATCGGCATCCTGATCTACGTCGCGGCCTGGTTGGTCATCCCGGGCGAGGGCGACACCGCCAGTCCGGTCGAGTCGATGCTGGGCCGCGGCCGCTCCGCGATGTCCCCGGTCACCGTGATCGTGTTGAGCATCCTGGTCGCGGTGAGTTTCGGGTACATCGTCACCGACGCGTTCCGGGCCGTGCTGCTCGGCGCGACGATCCTGGTCGGCGGGGCGCTGCTGCTCAACCGGGACCGACGCGGGGCCGCCCCGCCGGAGTACCCGGTGGGTCACCCGGCACCGTTCGCCCCGGCGACGACCGCCCCGGGCCCACTGCCCCGGCACACCCCCGTGCCCACCGGCGACCCGACCGCCTTTCCCACGAGCGGGTCGCACCCACTGCCCCCAGGCGGAGCCGCCATGCCCTCGACAGGTCCTGCGCACCCCTTCGGCCAGCCCGCCGGCACGGCGCCGGCATGGCCACCGCGGCCACCGGCACGTGGCCGTCCGGGAACTCCACCGCTGCCGCAACCGGGGGGTTGGTCGGCATCTCCGGGTGGTTATCCGCCACCGCCGCACCCGCCGGCCGGGCACCGGCCGTCGCTGCCGGGTGCGTACGGTCCGGCGGCGTACCCCTCGCCACCGCCGGCCGATGGTCCTGGTCGCCCACCACTGCCAGCGGCCGTCGGCTCCGGAGCGCCCTCACCTGCCGGCGGTTCCGGATCAGCGCTGCCGGCTTCCGGCGGCCACGGACCAGCGGTGCCCGCCGGCGGTTCCGGATCAGCGCTGCTGGCTCCCGGTGGTCAGGGACCAGCGGTGCCCGCCGGCGGCTACGGGCCACCGCCACCTCCCGGTGGCTACGGACCACCATCGTCTCCCGGTGGCTACGGACCACCACCGCCACCTTCCGGTGGCTACGGGCCACCACCGCCACCTTCCGGTGGCTACCGGCCGCCGTTCGCGCCGCACGGGCCGTACGCCGGGCCGTACCCGGGGGCACCCCGACCCGCCGCACCACCGCCCCGCCGGCCGAAACGGCCCCGGGAACGGTCCCGGCTGGGCGCCGCCACCTTCTCGCTGATCTTCCTCGCGTTGGGTGTGGTGGGTGTGCTCGACCTGGCCGGGGCCATCGAGGTCGGCGCGTCGGCGTACTTCGCGGCCGCCCTGACCACCATCGGCGGCGGCCTGCTGGTCGGCACCTGGTTCGGCCGGGCCCGCTGGCTGATCGCTCTCGGGCTGGTCACCGCGGCAGCGCTCGGCTTCGTCACCCTCGCCGAGTCCTACGACCGGATCCGCGGTGTCGACGGGAACGTCACCTGGTCGCCCGCCGACCACCGCGAGCTGGCCAACCGGTACGAGAACAGCTTCGGCGACGCCGTGCTGGACCTACGCGCGATCGACTTCGAGGGGCGGGACACGGAGGTCACCATGTCGATCAATTTCGGTGAGGCCACGGTGGTGGTGCCACCGGAGGTGGACGTCACGGTGGTGGCCGACGTGAAGGCCGGGGACGCCGTCGTCTTCGGGCAGCGCTCCGCCGGGGTGAACGGCCGCCCCCGGGAGACGACCGACCTCGGCGGGGACGGCGCGGGCGGCGGCACGCTGCGCCTCTACGTGCACGTCAACGCCGGCAATCTGGAGGTGACCCGGTGA
- a CDS encoding phosphatidylserine decarboxylase, with product MTQFPAVPTSGRSGPVRVGERAARTLVTELARRNDPKPALLVGATPGAAVLAAAFESLLPGDQLTVVPAATVTGAELREHVAAQGRWVADRVRVVDTLAEADAAEVVIAAEPLTGTADEARGVVDSLTKYLADGAVLCLAVPAGPGRTDGAADELDRQGVLFGVGVDLVLRNPPPVRVYRLRFTPAAVGQAAQLAPAYRPSSVPLTRGMHLDSNGVAAAGIALGLAAVARLTRPKSKLWLVPALAAGPVAAFFRDPERDVPEDPTAVVAPADGRVLSVQRLHDERFGPGEWLRVAVFLSVLDVHVNRSPVAGKVVDYFVADGGFANAMKPEAEHNVAAYTVLDTERGTVVVAQRTGLIARRIVQRAPVGALLARGERFGLIRFGSRTDVYLPVEAAEPLVGPGDKVIGGSTVVARWR from the coding sequence ATGACCCAGTTCCCCGCCGTGCCCACCTCCGGCCGGTCCGGTCCGGTCCGTGTCGGCGAGCGAGCCGCCCGTACCCTCGTCACCGAGCTCGCCCGCCGCAACGACCCGAAGCCCGCCCTGCTGGTCGGCGCGACCCCGGGAGCCGCGGTTCTCGCCGCCGCGTTCGAGTCGCTGCTCCCCGGCGACCAGCTCACCGTCGTACCCGCCGCCACGGTCACCGGTGCCGAGCTGCGCGAGCACGTGGCGGCCCAGGGCCGCTGGGTCGCCGACCGGGTACGCGTCGTGGACACCCTCGCCGAGGCCGACGCCGCCGAGGTGGTCATCGCGGCCGAGCCGCTGACCGGCACCGCCGACGAGGCCCGCGGTGTCGTCGACAGCCTGACCAAGTACCTGGCCGACGGGGCGGTGCTCTGCCTGGCGGTGCCCGCCGGGCCGGGACGTACCGACGGTGCGGCCGACGAGCTGGACCGGCAGGGCGTCCTCTTCGGCGTCGGCGTCGACCTGGTGCTGCGCAACCCGCCGCCGGTACGGGTGTACCGGTTGCGTTTCACGCCTGCCGCGGTCGGTCAGGCCGCCCAGCTCGCCCCGGCGTACCGACCGTCGAGCGTGCCGCTGACCCGCGGCATGCACCTGGACTCCAACGGGGTGGCGGCGGCCGGGATCGCCCTCGGGTTGGCGGCGGTGGCCCGGCTGACCCGGCCGAAGTCGAAGCTGTGGCTGGTGCCGGCGCTGGCCGCCGGGCCGGTGGCCGCCTTCTTCCGGGATCCGGAGCGGGACGTGCCGGAGGATCCCACCGCCGTGGTGGCCCCCGCCGACGGCCGGGTCCTCTCGGTACAGCGGCTGCACGACGAGCGGTTCGGCCCGGGCGAGTGGCTCCGGGTCGCGGTCTTCCTGTCGGTGCTGGACGTGCACGTCAACCGTTCCCCGGTGGCCGGCAAGGTGGTCGACTACTTCGTCGCCGACGGCGGTTTCGCCAATGCCATGAAGCCGGAGGCGGAGCACAACGTCGCCGCGTACACGGTGCTTGACACCGAACGCGGCACGGTGGTGGTGGCGCAGCGTACCGGCCTGATCGCCCGTCGGATCGTGCAGCGGGCCCCGGTCGGCGCGCTGCTGGCCCGGGGTGAGCGGTTCGGGCTGATCCGGTTCGGCTCCCGGACCGACGTCTACCTGCCGGTGGAGGCCGCCGAGCCGCTGGTCGGCCCCGGCGACAAGGTGATCGGCGGATCCACGGTCGTCGCCCGCTGGCGCTGA